The Hymenobacter chitinivorans DSM 11115 genome window below encodes:
- a CDS encoding SDR family oxidoreductase, with translation MKKALITGANKSIGFEAARLLLQQGYYVYLGSRDLSNGQQAVARLHAEGLTQVEPIQLDVADAASVKAARETVGQHTTVLDVLINNAGINGGMPQSALTAEPSQFKKVFDTNFFGVIAVTQAFLDLLRESPEPRIVNVSSAQGSLTLHSDPAHGYKYYDHKAAVYHSSKSALNMYTINLAYELRDTPFKVNAVDPGFVATDFNGHRGTGTVQEAGARVVKYALLDAHGPTGKFVSEEYNPETGEIPW, from the coding sequence ATGAAGAAAGCATTGATTACCGGAGCCAACAAAAGCATCGGTTTTGAAGCCGCCCGCCTGCTCCTGCAACAGGGCTATTACGTGTACCTCGGTAGCCGCGACCTCTCCAACGGTCAGCAAGCCGTGGCCCGGCTGCATGCCGAAGGCCTCACCCAGGTAGAGCCCATCCAGCTCGACGTAGCCGACGCCGCCTCGGTAAAAGCCGCCCGGGAAACCGTCGGCCAGCACACCACCGTCCTCGACGTGCTCATCAACAACGCCGGCATCAACGGCGGCATGCCGCAGTCGGCCCTCACCGCCGAACCCAGTCAGTTTAAAAAGGTGTTCGACACCAACTTCTTTGGCGTAATAGCCGTCACGCAGGCCTTTCTCGACCTGTTGCGCGAGTCGCCGGAGCCCCGCATCGTGAACGTCAGCTCGGCCCAGGGCTCCCTGACCCTGCACAGCGACCCGGCCCACGGGTACAAGTACTACGACCACAAAGCGGCCGTGTACCACTCCTCCAAGTCGGCCCTCAACATGTACACCATCAACCTGGCCTACGAGCTGCGCGACACCCCCTTCAAAGTGAATGCCGTGGACCCGGGCTTCGTCGCCACCGATTTCAACGGCCACCGCGGCACCGGCACCGTGCAGGAAGCCGGCGCCCGGGTCGTGAAGTACGCCCTGCTGGACGCCCACGGCCCGACCGGCAAGTTCGTCAGCGAGGAATACAACCCCGAAACCGGCGAAATCCCCTGGTAA
- a CDS encoding sensor histidine kinase, with product MLRRPLSLRTSLFLALALVVGLTTGLAGGYQYLHLRQVLSRADDARLQARATLLLNRTELGNDRPVVPLPDQLDERILVRYVAPGAPPLEIFRSAGWPGFTTEGWRRVRVQRTMILRPDDHLELWLAHPDTALHTELAQVRQGLLLTALGSLLLAVVLALALGNVVLRPLRRMAQAARAVATARDAVSLPVPATYDEVQELAEALNAMLRRLREGAQLQDNFLAAAAHELRTPLATLHTGLAVTLLDPALPAANHQQLSGQLEEIRRLSRLVDDFLLVSRLGAEALPLHLHPVLLDELVLAATDRLLPRFRTAGRPLELLFDEQVASYQVLADADKLTTVLLNLLENAMRHAPPGAAVQVVVGREPGSAGLFAAVRNPLPHSLGDLSRLTSAYYQADVLSDGAGLGLWLSSRIAELHGARLLLREEDNIFEARVQFAVSGSAA from the coding sequence ATGCTGCGCCGCCCGCTTTCTTTGCGCACCAGCCTGTTTCTGGCCCTGGCCCTAGTAGTAGGGCTCACCACCGGGCTGGCCGGGGGCTACCAGTACCTGCACCTGCGCCAGGTGCTAAGCCGCGCCGACGACGCCCGCCTGCAGGCCCGTGCCACGCTGCTGCTAAACCGTACCGAGCTAGGCAACGACCGGCCCGTGGTGCCCCTGCCCGACCAGCTCGACGAGCGTATCCTGGTGCGCTACGTGGCCCCGGGCGCCCCGCCGCTGGAAATATTCCGCTCGGCGGGCTGGCCCGGTTTCACAACGGAGGGCTGGCGGCGGGTGCGGGTACAGCGCACCATGATTCTGCGCCCCGACGACCACCTGGAGCTGTGGTTGGCCCACCCCGATACGGCCCTGCACACCGAGCTGGCCCAGGTGCGGCAGGGGCTGCTGCTCACGGCCCTGGGCAGCCTGCTGCTGGCCGTAGTGCTGGCCCTGGCCCTGGGCAACGTGGTGCTGCGGCCGTTGCGGCGCATGGCCCAGGCAGCGCGGGCGGTGGCTACGGCCCGGGACGCCGTGTCTCTGCCCGTGCCCGCCACCTACGACGAAGTACAGGAACTGGCCGAAGCGCTGAACGCCATGCTGCGGCGCCTGCGCGAAGGAGCCCAGCTCCAGGACAACTTTCTGGCCGCCGCCGCCCACGAGCTGCGTACCCCGCTGGCGACGTTGCACACCGGCTTGGCCGTGACCCTGCTCGACCCCGCCCTGCCGGCCGCCAACCACCAGCAACTGAGCGGGCAGCTCGAAGAAATCCGGCGGCTGAGCCGCTTGGTCGATGACTTCCTGCTGGTCAGCCGCCTCGGGGCCGAGGCTTTGCCCCTGCACCTGCACCCCGTGCTGCTCGATGAGCTGGTACTGGCGGCCACCGACCGGCTCCTGCCCCGCTTCCGGACTGCGGGCCGGCCGCTGGAGCTGCTCTTCGACGAACAGGTTGCTTCCTATCAGGTGCTGGCCGATGCCGACAAGCTGACGACGGTGCTGCTGAACCTGCTGGAAAATGCCATGCGCCATGCGCCGCCGGGGGCAGCCGTGCAGGTCGTCGTGGGCCGGGAGCCGGGTTCCGCGGGCCTGTTTGCCGCCGTCCGCAACCCCCTGCCTCATTCCCTGGGCGACTTGAGCCGGCTGACCTCGGCCTACTACCAGGCCGACGTGCTCAGCGACGGGGCCGGCCTGGGCTTGTGGCTCAGTAGCCGCATTGCGGAGCTGCACGGAGCCCGGCTGCTGTTGCGTGAGGAAGACAATATTTTTGAGGCCCGGGTGCAGTTTGCCGTTTCCGGCAGCGCCGCGTAA
- a CDS encoding response regulator transcription factor has protein sequence MRILLIEDEARLAGFVQQGLVQAGHVADVAATGPEGLERAATTSYDVILLDLMLPGQNGFEVLRNLREFGLDGVPVIILSALSDTPHVIRGLDAGAVDYLRKPFEFDELLARLRAVERKRGSPEAAVLRLADLELDPIHRSVTRAGQPLTLTNREFALLDLLLRNAGRVVTKTRIAEKVWDVDFDMGSNVIEVHISQLRRKLDRAFPDRPPLLETVVGHGYRLVGSPTASL, from the coding sequence ATGCGAATTCTGCTCATTGAGGATGAGGCCCGCCTGGCCGGCTTTGTGCAACAGGGTCTGGTGCAGGCCGGCCACGTGGCCGACGTAGCCGCCACCGGCCCCGAAGGCCTGGAGCGGGCCGCCACTACTAGCTACGACGTTATCCTGCTCGACTTGATGCTGCCCGGCCAGAACGGCTTCGAGGTGCTGCGCAACCTGCGCGAGTTCGGCCTCGACGGCGTGCCGGTCATCATCCTCAGTGCCTTGTCCGACACCCCCCACGTTATCCGGGGGCTCGACGCCGGGGCGGTAGACTACCTGCGCAAGCCCTTTGAGTTCGACGAGCTGCTGGCCCGGCTGCGGGCCGTGGAGCGCAAGCGCGGCAGCCCGGAAGCCGCCGTGCTCCGCCTCGCCGACCTGGAGCTGGACCCAATTCACCGCTCGGTGACGCGGGCCGGACAGCCACTCACGCTCACCAACCGGGAGTTTGCCCTGCTCGACTTGCTGCTGCGCAACGCCGGGCGCGTCGTCACCAAAACCCGTATTGCCGAAAAGGTCTGGGACGTGGACTTCGACATGGGCTCCAACGTTATTGAGGTGCACATTTCCCAGCTGCGCCGCAAGCTGGACCGCGCCTTCCCCGACCGGCCGCCCCTGCTCGAAACGGTGGTGGGCCATGGCTACCGCCTGGTAGGCAGCCCCACGGCTTCCCTGTAA
- a CDS encoding DMT family protein, with the protein MKGFYTILLLTISNLFMTFAWYGHLQFKKITWLHGLGLVGVILISWGLAFFEYVFQVPANRLGFEENGGPFSLFQLKVIQEVVSLTVFTLCAVYVFKTDKLGWNHLVGFGLLVAAVYVIFRKW; encoded by the coding sequence ATGAAAGGTTTCTACACCATCCTGCTGCTCACCATCTCCAACCTGTTCATGACCTTCGCCTGGTACGGGCACCTGCAGTTCAAGAAAATCACCTGGCTGCACGGCCTGGGCCTGGTGGGCGTGATTCTCATCAGTTGGGGCTTGGCCTTCTTCGAGTACGTGTTTCAGGTGCCCGCCAACCGCCTGGGTTTCGAGGAAAACGGCGGCCCCTTCAGCCTGTTTCAGCTCAAGGTGATTCAGGAAGTGGTGAGTCTGACGGTCTTCACGCTCTGCGCCGTCTACGTATTCAAAACCGACAAGCTGGGCTGGAACCACTTAGTGGGCTTCGGGCTGCTGGTGGCGGCGGTGTACGTCATTTTCAGGAAGTGGTGA
- a CDS encoding ion channel, with protein MALAPRPAPSKPASPLDPGIGVNFGQPTRRAINHDGSFNVRRRSSQAHVRDLYQELITMDWLPFLGLVFSGLTLVNLLFAAGYLWLGLEHLSGTATLTHIPPFLQAFFFSVQTFTTVGYGGIAPNSIGTGLLASAEAMTGLLMAALATGLLYGRFSRPRAGILFSRTALITTRPNGQASLQFRVANRHRSTLVELRARVLLQFTDPDGNRSYHNLILERDSVYFFPLNWTIAHDITPESPLHGLTQQDLTARYAEILISLKGYDDTFAQDVHARNSYRFDELEWNRRYVRAYDIEDDGVVVLDLDRLHETEAV; from the coding sequence ATGGCCCTTGCTCCCCGTCCTGCTCCCTCGAAGCCCGCCAGTCCGCTCGACCCGGGCATTGGCGTCAACTTTGGCCAGCCCACGCGCCGGGCCATCAACCACGACGGCTCCTTCAACGTGCGCCGCCGTAGTAGCCAGGCCCACGTGCGCGACCTGTACCAGGAGCTGATTACCATGGACTGGCTGCCGTTTCTGGGTTTGGTCTTCAGCGGACTTACTCTGGTCAACCTGCTGTTTGCGGCCGGCTACCTGTGGCTGGGCCTGGAGCACCTGAGCGGCACGGCCACGCTCACCCACATTCCGCCGTTTCTGCAGGCATTTTTCTTTAGCGTCCAAACCTTCACCACCGTGGGCTACGGCGGCATTGCCCCCAACAGCATCGGGACCGGGCTGCTGGCCAGCGCCGAGGCCATGACCGGCCTGCTGATGGCGGCCCTGGCCACGGGCCTGCTCTACGGGCGGTTTTCGCGGCCCCGGGCGGGCATCCTCTTCAGCCGCACCGCCCTGATTACGACCCGCCCCAACGGTCAGGCTAGCCTGCAGTTTCGGGTGGCCAACCGCCACCGCAGCACCCTGGTGGAGCTGCGGGCCCGGGTGCTGCTGCAGTTCACCGACCCCGACGGCAACCGCAGCTACCACAACCTGATTCTGGAGCGCGACTCGGTGTATTTCTTTCCCCTGAACTGGACCATTGCCCACGACATCACTCCGGAAAGCCCCCTGCACGGCCTCACCCAGCAGGATTTGACGGCCCGCTACGCCGAAATTCTGATTTCCCTGAAGGGCTACGACGACACCTTTGCTCAGGACGTGCACGCCCGCAACTCCTACCGCTTCGACGAGCTGGAGTGGAACCGCCGCTACGTGCGCGCCTACGACATCGAGGACGACGGCGTGGTGGTGCTGGACCTGGACCGGCTGCACGAAACCGAGGCCGTGTAG
- a CDS encoding GDP-mannose 4,6-dehydratase has protein sequence MSSFTVLVTGCAGFIGSHLCERLLREGYRVVGLDNFDPFYPRAVKEQNMAAFAEHPHFTFYEADLRQGPAALPPVPVEVVVHLAAKAGVGPSVQQPAAYVENNVMGTLHLLEWMRQQGVNKLFFASSSSVYGNSTEKPFREDLNPLATCISPYAASKLAGEELVHTYHHLYQLDALNARFFTVYGPRQRPDLAIHKFARLLRASQPIPVFGDGSTARDYTFVADTVDGIVRGVRYLLSHTGVFETVNLGNSRPIPLLELIEAVGQAVGIAPELRFEPLQAGDVDITFADIRKAQTLLGYAPHTSLTEGLRQFVAWLPVVEVV, from the coding sequence TTGTCCTCATTCACCGTTCTTGTTACTGGCTGCGCCGGCTTCATCGGCTCCCACTTGTGCGAGCGGCTGCTGCGCGAGGGCTACCGCGTGGTGGGCCTCGACAACTTTGACCCCTTCTACCCGCGGGCGGTGAAGGAGCAGAATATGGCCGCTTTTGCCGAACACCCGCACTTCACCTTCTACGAAGCCGACCTGCGCCAGGGTCCCGCCGCCCTGCCCCCGGTACCGGTCGAGGTAGTGGTGCACCTGGCGGCCAAGGCCGGCGTGGGCCCCTCGGTGCAACAGCCGGCGGCGTACGTGGAAAACAACGTCATGGGCACGCTGCACTTGCTCGAGTGGATGCGGCAGCAGGGCGTCAATAAGCTGTTTTTCGCCTCGTCGTCGTCGGTGTACGGCAACTCTACCGAGAAGCCCTTCCGGGAAGATCTGAACCCGCTGGCCACCTGCATTTCGCCCTACGCGGCCAGCAAATTGGCCGGCGAGGAGCTGGTCCACACCTACCATCACCTCTACCAGCTCGACGCGCTGAACGCCCGGTTTTTCACCGTGTACGGCCCGCGCCAGCGCCCCGATTTGGCCATTCACAAGTTTGCGCGCCTGCTGCGCGCCAGCCAGCCCATTCCGGTATTCGGCGACGGCAGCACGGCCCGCGACTATACCTTCGTGGCCGATACCGTAGACGGTATTGTGCGCGGGGTGCGCTACCTGCTCAGCCACACCGGCGTGTTCGAAACCGTGAACCTGGGCAACAGCCGACCCATCCCGCTCCTGGAGCTCATCGAGGCTGTGGGGCAGGCTGTGGGCATCGCGCCCGAGCTGCGCTTCGAGCCCCTGCAGGCCGGCGACGTCGACATCACCTTCGCCGATATCCGTAAAGCCCAGACTCTGCTCGGCTACGCGCCCCACACTAGCCTGACCGAGGGCCTGCGCCAGTTCGTAGCCTGGCTGCCCGTAGTGGAGGTGGTGTGA
- a CDS encoding S9 family peptidase, whose protein sequence is MYKPFALLAGLAFLQPAVAQQTPKKPLDHSVYDQWQSVANQKISQNGKYVLFQVKPQQGDGTLYLKTATNETLRQVSRGDSAQFTADSKFAVFSIRPQYHVVRQAKIKKKKPADMPKDSLGVYTVAGNKLVKYPNVKSFQLAEDAAVLAFLGERLPVKDAAKKVPTDTIKKLTDQLLEAKKEGAPLTVVSLLTGKTSTFDFVTEYQVSKPGNKVGFAVVAPKGNKDVKSGLYVLDVASGTAKLVSASKGVYKNIAFDEAGKQVAFTAEKHPEKALVKPFSLYYSDLGADSARVLLKPGATPLRKGWSPSGFGKVSFSKNGEKLFFGTAPDPIPQDTTIVDFETAKLDIWNYKDDYLQPMQLKTLKKDLQRNYLAVIYPRKDGKFVQLEDEYLRDSFLPENTNAEYILAVTDTGKRVSMQWEGTTLKQAYLVSTVSGERVAVNPKAAKSRFQMSPDGKYVTWYDYVGKNWFAYAVDGRKTVNLTGKLNVSFTDEENDSPDDPQPYGLAAWTKDDAAVLLYDRYDIWKVDPKTGAAVNFTNGVGRSTKQIFRYTIPVEKKKFIEPKDELLLLVQNETTKQWGYSRKGISSLKAPEALVMAPFGYSNLMQAKKGDAFIYTKSNVSASPDLYVSRDLKKEIKLSSINAQQKDYNWFTADLVHWTTPKGYKATGVLYKPENFDPAKKYPMVVYFYEKLSDGLYKYTAPAPTPSRLDIAMFASNGYLVFTPDISYTIGEPGPSAVEFINSGVEDLKKNSWVDAAHIGLQGQSWGGYQVAYLITQTNMYAAAWAGAPVVNMTSAYGGIRWESGMSRQFQYEHTQSRIGGTLWDQTDRYIRNSPLFQLPKVQTPVVIMSNDADGAVPWYQGIEMFTDLRRLGKPVWLLQYNGEAHNLVKRENRKDISVRELQFFDHYLKGAPAPVWLERGVPAVEKGRNWGLETTTSSAVKTTP, encoded by the coding sequence ATGTATAAACCGTTTGCCTTGCTGGCCGGCCTGGCTTTCCTGCAGCCCGCCGTTGCCCAGCAAACCCCGAAAAAGCCCCTCGACCACTCGGTGTACGACCAGTGGCAGAGCGTGGCCAACCAGAAAATCAGCCAGAACGGCAAGTACGTGCTGTTTCAGGTGAAGCCCCAGCAGGGCGACGGCACGCTCTACCTCAAGACGGCCACCAACGAAACCCTGCGCCAGGTGAGCCGCGGCGACTCGGCCCAGTTTACGGCCGACTCCAAGTTTGCCGTCTTCAGCATCCGGCCCCAGTACCACGTGGTACGCCAGGCCAAGATCAAGAAGAAAAAGCCCGCCGACATGCCCAAGGACTCCCTGGGCGTGTATACCGTGGCGGGCAATAAGCTGGTGAAGTACCCCAACGTGAAGTCGTTTCAGCTGGCCGAAGACGCGGCGGTGCTGGCGTTTCTGGGGGAACGGCTGCCGGTGAAGGACGCGGCCAAAAAGGTCCCGACCGACACCATCAAGAAGCTCACCGACCAGCTGCTCGAAGCCAAGAAGGAAGGCGCCCCGCTGACGGTGGTAAGCCTGCTGACGGGCAAGACCAGCACGTTTGACTTCGTGACGGAATACCAGGTGAGCAAGCCCGGCAACAAGGTGGGCTTTGCGGTGGTGGCGCCCAAGGGCAACAAGGACGTGAAATCGGGCCTGTACGTGCTGGACGTGGCCTCGGGCACGGCCAAGCTGGTCAGCGCCAGCAAGGGCGTGTATAAGAACATTGCCTTCGACGAGGCCGGCAAGCAGGTGGCTTTCACGGCCGAGAAGCACCCGGAAAAAGCCCTGGTCAAGCCCTTTAGCCTGTACTATTCTGATTTGGGTGCCGACTCGGCCCGGGTGCTGCTGAAGCCGGGCGCGACGCCCCTGCGCAAGGGCTGGTCGCCGAGCGGCTTTGGTAAGGTTTCGTTCAGCAAGAACGGCGAGAAGCTGTTTTTCGGCACGGCCCCCGACCCGATTCCGCAGGACACCACGATTGTAGACTTCGAGACGGCCAAGCTCGACATCTGGAACTACAAGGACGACTACCTGCAGCCGATGCAGCTTAAAACGCTGAAAAAGGACTTGCAGCGCAATTACTTAGCGGTTATCTACCCCAGGAAAGACGGCAAGTTTGTGCAGCTGGAAGACGAGTACCTGCGCGACTCCTTCCTGCCCGAAAATACCAACGCCGAGTACATTCTGGCCGTGACGGACACCGGCAAGCGAGTCTCGATGCAGTGGGAAGGCACCACGCTCAAGCAGGCCTATTTGGTATCGACGGTGAGCGGGGAGCGGGTGGCTGTTAACCCAAAGGCCGCCAAGAGCCGGTTCCAGATGTCGCCCGACGGCAAGTACGTGACCTGGTACGACTACGTGGGCAAGAACTGGTTTGCCTACGCCGTGGACGGCCGCAAAACCGTGAATCTGACCGGCAAGCTCAACGTGTCGTTTACGGATGAGGAAAACGACTCGCCCGACGACCCGCAGCCCTACGGCCTGGCCGCCTGGACCAAGGACGATGCGGCCGTACTGCTCTACGACCGGTACGACATCTGGAAAGTAGACCCCAAAACCGGCGCGGCCGTGAATTTCACGAACGGCGTGGGCCGCAGCACCAAGCAGATTTTCCGCTACACGATTCCGGTCGAGAAAAAGAAGTTTATCGAGCCCAAGGACGAGCTACTGCTGCTGGTGCAGAACGAGACAACCAAGCAGTGGGGCTACTCCCGCAAGGGCATCAGCAGCCTGAAAGCCCCCGAGGCCCTGGTAATGGCGCCCTTCGGCTATTCCAACCTGATGCAGGCCAAAAAGGGCGACGCCTTTATCTACACCAAGTCGAACGTGAGTGCCTCGCCCGATTTGTACGTGAGCCGGGACTTGAAAAAGGAAATCAAGCTGAGCAGCATCAACGCCCAGCAGAAGGACTACAACTGGTTTACGGCCGACCTCGTGCACTGGACCACGCCCAAGGGCTACAAGGCCACCGGCGTGCTGTACAAGCCCGAGAACTTCGACCCGGCCAAGAAGTACCCGATGGTGGTGTATTTCTACGAAAAGCTTTCCGACGGCCTGTATAAGTACACGGCCCCGGCCCCCACGCCTTCCCGCCTCGACATTGCCATGTTTGCCAGCAACGGCTACCTGGTTTTCACTCCCGACATCAGCTACACCATCGGGGAGCCGGGCCCGTCGGCAGTGGAGTTCATCAACTCCGGCGTGGAGGATTTGAAGAAAAACAGCTGGGTGGACGCGGCCCACATCGGCCTGCAGGGCCAGAGCTGGGGCGGCTACCAGGTGGCCTACCTCATCACCCAGACCAACATGTACGCTGCGGCCTGGGCTGGTGCCCCGGTGGTGAACATGACCTCGGCCTACGGCGGCATCCGCTGGGAATCGGGTATGAGCCGGCAGTTTCAGTACGAGCACACCCAGAGCCGCATCGGCGGCACGCTCTGGGACCAGACGGACCGCTACATCAGGAACTCACCCCTGTTCCAGTTGCCTAAGGTCCAGACGCCGGTGGTAATTATGTCGAATGATGCCGACGGGGCCGTGCCATGGTACCAGGGCATCGAAATGTTCACCGATTTGCGCCGCCTGGGCAAGCCCGTGTGGCTGCTGCAGTACAACGGCGAGGCCCACAACCTGGTGAAGCGCGAAAACCGCAAGGATATTTCGGTGCGGGAACTACAGTTCTTCGACCACTACCTCAAGGGTGCCCCCGCCCCGGTGTGGCTGGAGCGCGGCGTACCCGCCGTGGAAAAAGGCCGCAACTGGGGCCTGGAAACGACGACAAGCAGCGCGGTGAAAACGACGCCGTAG
- a CDS encoding zinc dependent phospholipase C family protein, whose amino-acid sequence MHKTFTLVLLVVLALLPQRPQAWGFFGHRLINRLAVFTLPPEMVGFYKANIDYMTENATRPDSRRSVVPGEAPRHFLDVDVYGDSALTKLPHNWADAIAKYGEDSLMKHGIVPWQVVKMKYQLTDAFKKRDADRILSLSADMGHYIADACVPLHTTHNYNGQLTGQRGIHGFWESRLPEILSANYDFFVGQPVYLKNPTETIWQAVGRSNAAVDSVLGFERKLTTEFAEDRKFGFEERGNQTVRVYSRDFTNEYHQRLNGQVERQMRLAVKLVSSYWYTCWVDAGQPDLGKLPRAASETEKQRLAKESAELKNAPAQAAVPGHED is encoded by the coding sequence ATGCATAAAACCTTTACTCTGGTGCTTTTAGTGGTATTGGCGCTGCTACCCCAAAGGCCCCAGGCCTGGGGGTTTTTCGGGCACCGGCTGATTAACCGGCTGGCGGTGTTTACGCTGCCGCCGGAGATGGTCGGGTTTTACAAGGCCAACATCGACTATATGACCGAAAACGCCACCCGGCCCGACTCCCGCCGCTCGGTGGTGCCCGGTGAAGCCCCGCGCCACTTCCTGGACGTGGACGTGTACGGCGACAGTGCCCTGACCAAGCTGCCCCACAACTGGGCCGACGCCATTGCCAAATACGGCGAAGACTCCTTGATGAAGCACGGCATCGTGCCCTGGCAGGTGGTGAAAATGAAGTACCAGCTGACCGACGCTTTCAAAAAGCGGGATGCCGACCGGATTCTGAGCCTCTCGGCCGACATGGGCCACTACATTGCCGACGCCTGCGTGCCGCTGCATACCACGCACAACTACAACGGGCAGCTCACCGGGCAGCGTGGCATTCACGGGTTCTGGGAAAGTCGGCTGCCGGAAATCCTGAGCGCCAACTACGACTTTTTCGTGGGCCAGCCGGTGTACCTCAAGAACCCGACGGAAACCATTTGGCAGGCCGTGGGCCGCTCCAACGCCGCCGTCGACTCGGTGCTGGGCTTCGAGCGGAAGCTGACCACCGAGTTTGCCGAGGACCGTAAGTTTGGCTTCGAGGAGCGCGGCAACCAGACCGTGCGCGTCTACTCCCGGGACTTTACCAACGAGTACCACCAGCGCCTCAACGGGCAGGTGGAGCGGCAGATGCGCCTGGCCGTGAAGCTGGTGAGCAGCTACTGGTACACCTGCTGGGTAGACGCCGGGCAGCCGGATTTGGGCAAGCTGCCCCGCGCGGCTTCCGAAACCGAGAAGCAACGCCTGGCCAAAGAATCGGCGGAGTTGAAGAACGCGCCGGCCCAGGCCGCTGTTCCGGGCCACGAAGACTAA
- the def gene encoding peptide deformylase codes for MIYPIVAFGDPVLKTRAKDIPADLPAAELKQLIDDMFATMYHASGVGLAAPQIGKSVRLFVIDSAPMVGDEDEDEEDQEAAAEADPTEAPVKRAFINPVMVSETGEEWGFEEGCLSIPGVRETVYRHETIVIRYEDEQRVQHEETFSGMTARVIQHEYDHLEGVLFTDHISSFKKQLIKGKLTRISKGDVNADYRMRFAGQGRR; via the coding sequence ATGATTTACCCCATTGTTGCCTTCGGTGACCCCGTCCTGAAGACCCGCGCCAAAGACATTCCCGCCGATTTGCCCGCCGCCGAGCTCAAACAGCTCATCGACGATATGTTTGCCACCATGTACCACGCCAGCGGGGTGGGCCTGGCCGCCCCCCAGATTGGCAAGAGCGTCCGCCTGTTCGTAATCGACTCGGCCCCGATGGTGGGCGACGAGGACGAAGACGAGGAGGACCAAGAAGCCGCGGCGGAAGCTGACCCGACCGAAGCGCCGGTGAAGCGCGCTTTCATCAACCCCGTAATGGTGAGCGAAACCGGCGAGGAATGGGGCTTTGAAGAAGGATGCCTGAGCATTCCCGGCGTACGCGAAACCGTGTACCGCCACGAAACCATCGTGATTCGCTACGAAGACGAGCAGCGCGTGCAGCACGAGGAAACCTTCTCGGGCATGACGGCCCGCGTGATTCAGCACGAGTACGACCACCTGGAGGGCGTGCTGTTCACAGACCATATTTCCAGCTTCAAAAAGCAGCTCATCAAGGGCAAGCTCACCCGCATCAGCAAGGGCGACGTGAATGCCGACTACCGCATGCGCTTCGCCGGCCAGGGGCGGCGCTAA
- the ruvX gene encoding Holliday junction resolvase RuvX produces MGRILAIDYGHKRVGLAVTDPLQLIATPLETIHSQDLLTYVKTLHAREPLSALVIGMPKTLLNEATDSTSAVVGVVRRLRKDFPEVPVHEIDERYTSRMAHAAMLAGGLSKKDRRDKATVDKVSATLILQSFLESR; encoded by the coding sequence ATGGGACGCATCCTTGCCATTGACTACGGGCACAAGCGAGTCGGACTGGCCGTCACGGATCCGCTCCAGCTCATTGCCACGCCGCTCGAAACCATTCACAGCCAGGACCTTTTGACCTACGTCAAAACCCTGCACGCCCGCGAGCCGCTTTCGGCCCTGGTCATTGGCATGCCCAAGACGCTGCTGAACGAAGCTACCGACTCGACCAGCGCCGTGGTGGGCGTGGTGCGGCGCCTGCGCAAGGACTTTCCCGAAGTGCCGGTCCACGAAATTGACGAGCGCTACACCTCGCGCATGGCCCACGCGGCCATGCTGGCCGGCGGGCTGTCCAAGAAGGACCGCCGCGACAAGGCCACCGTCGACAAGGTGAGTGCTACCCTGATTTTGCAATCTTTCCTCGAATCCCGATGA